One Opitutia bacterium DNA segment encodes these proteins:
- a CDS encoding DUF4339 domain-containing protein encodes MFTIIGADGKEYGPVSADKLREWIASGRANAQTQCRRDGEAAWSTLGSLPEFAGAFGATPPPPPQRDAWGQMPKPASPALNPDPKTYADAILARGAKLDFGAAFSRGLDLLKTDYWTFVGVTLVMTIVIAAVDFIPIAGLLLYGPLVGGLEYYFVRKLRGERPEFGDCFMGFNTMTGALLLGSLVSIVLTLVGLVCLILPGLYLYIAYKFTYLLILDHKLDFWPAMEVSRRIISANWFMFFFLVLVAAIASSLGTVILLIGVVLTAPFFYAVLASAYEQLVGAPK; translated from the coding sequence ATGTTCACCATTATTGGCGCCGACGGTAAGGAATACGGGCCGGTCTCGGCCGACAAGCTGCGCGAGTGGATCGCCAGCGGACGCGCAAACGCCCAGACGCAGTGCCGCCGCGACGGCGAAGCCGCGTGGAGCACGCTCGGCTCCCTGCCCGAGTTTGCCGGCGCCTTCGGGGCGACCCCGCCGCCACCTCCGCAACGCGACGCGTGGGGCCAGATGCCCAAGCCCGCCAGCCCCGCGCTGAACCCCGATCCCAAGACCTACGCCGACGCCATCCTCGCGCGCGGCGCGAAACTCGATTTCGGCGCCGCCTTCAGCCGCGGCCTCGACCTGCTCAAGACCGACTACTGGACCTTCGTCGGCGTGACGCTGGTGATGACGATCGTCATCGCCGCCGTCGACTTCATCCCGATTGCCGGCCTGTTGCTCTACGGCCCGCTGGTCGGCGGCCTCGAGTATTACTTCGTCCGCAAGCTCCGCGGCGAACGTCCGGAGTTCGGCGATTGCTTCATGGGCTTCAACACGATGACCGGCGCCCTGCTCCTCGGCAGCCTCGTGAGCATCGTGCTGACGCTGGTCGGCCTCGTCTGCCTCATCCTGCCCGGCCTCTACCTCTACATCGCCTACAAGTTCACCTACCTCCTGATCCTCGACCACAAGCTCGACTTCTGGCCCGCCATGGAAGTCAGCCGCCGGATCATTTCGGCGAACTGGTTCATGTTCTTCTTCCTCGTGCTCGTCGCCGCGATCGCTTCGTCGCTCGGCACCGTCATCCTGCTGATCGGCGTCGTGCTCACCGCGCCGTTCTTCTACGCGGTGCTCGCCTCCGCCTACGAGCAGCTCGTCGGCGCGCCCAAGTAA